A genomic segment from Rahnella aceris encodes:
- a CDS encoding LysR substrate-binding domain-containing protein: protein MSSTQSPPHQWKQSYWQIPQIIALAAQELPEITLVMKEMVSSAQLQALAARTLDIGFVRQPVTLFPLAYHCVLREPLCVALPASSALTAKPRLRLRDFAGQPFIMYSASEGKYFYDCIAGLFAQANVVPHYVQHCSQTHTILGLVRAGVGLAAFRQPVIAHCTASGAIARKKLTVRRSLPKLR, encoded by the coding sequence GTGTCATCAACGCAATCACCGCCGCATCAGTGGAAACAAAGTTACTGGCAAATCCCGCAGATTATCGCGCTGGCAGCTCAGGAATTGCCGGAAATCACGCTGGTAATGAAGGAAATGGTGTCGTCAGCCCAGCTTCAGGCACTGGCGGCGCGCACGCTGGATATCGGCTTTGTGCGCCAGCCGGTGACGTTATTTCCGCTGGCCTATCATTGCGTACTGCGTGAGCCTTTATGCGTTGCGTTGCCTGCTTCATCCGCGCTGACCGCCAAACCACGCCTCCGTCTGCGGGACTTTGCCGGACAACCTTTCATCATGTATTCCGCCAGCGAAGGAAAATACTTTTACGACTGTATCGCCGGGCTGTTTGCACAGGCCAACGTCGTGCCGCATTACGTGCAACATTGCAGCCAGACTCACACTATTCTCGGGCTGGTGCGCGCCGGTGTCGGGCTGGCGGCATTCCGGCAACCGGTTATCGCGCACTGCACGGCAAGTGGCGCAATCGCAAGAAAAAAGCTGACAGTCCGCCGCTCGCTTCCTAAACTGAGGTAA